Proteins from one Hyperolius riggenbachi isolate aHypRig1 chromosome 4, aHypRig1.pri, whole genome shotgun sequence genomic window:
- the ALG3 gene encoding dol-P-Man:Man(5)GlcNAc(2)-PP-Dol alpha-1,3-mannosyltransferase, whose product MPPVGSGARRRGGPPGVRSKLVQTLRRGWENKLRILIEPQYTAILAVCLCLLELGVTHWVIQRVPYTEIDWRAYMDEVEGVLNGTYDYMKLQGETGPLVYPAGFVYIFSALYYITEQGSNIRMAQYIFAVLYLLTLFLVFRIYIVTKKVPPYVFFFMCCASYRVHSIFLLRLFNDPVAMVILFFSINLILQDHWNWGCFFYSLAVSVKMNILLLAPGLLYLLLYRFGLLHTIPKLFMCAILQVILALPFLLENPAGYVLRSFDFGRQFLFQWTVNWRFLPEYVFQHRAFHLALLAAHLSGLALFCFYRWNRSGQSFLTLLKDPSNRKPRPQRLSANKIIFVLFSSNFLGIAFSRSLHYQFYVWYFHTLPYLLWCTNTSALPWPAKVLILGLIELSWNTFPSTSVSSCALHICHGAILLHLWYGVPPDDAITSESTSTTRTSRRKKD is encoded by the exons ATGCCTCCGGTGGGCTCTGGTGCCCGGAGGAGAGGGGGCCCTCCTGGGGTCCGCTCCAAGCTCGTGCAGACTCTACGCCGGGGATGGGAGAACAAGCTGCGGATCCTGATTGAGCCCCAGTACACGGCGATACTAGCAGTGTGCCTATGCCTGCTGGAGCTGGGGGTCACACACTGGGTCATCCAGAGGGTCCCCT ACACCGAGATAGACTGGAGAGCCTACATGGATGAGGTGGAAGGTGTGCTGAATGGGACCTACGATTATATGAAACTCCAGGGGGAGACGGGACCCCTTGT GTATCCGGCTGGATTTGTGTATATATTCAGCGCTTTGTATTACATAACGGAACAAGGAAGTAACATCAGAATGGCCCAGTATATCTTTGCTGTGCTATACCTACTGACCCTGTTCCTTGTGTTTCGCATCTACATAGTCACTAAGAAG GTACCACCCTATGTATTTTTCTTCATGTGCTGTGCTTCATATCGTGTCCACTCCATCTTCCTCCTTCGGCTTTTCAATGATCCTGTGGCAATGGTCATCTTATTCTTTTCCATCAACCTAATATTGCAGGACCACTGGAACTGGGGATGCTTTTTTTACAG CTTAGCGGTCTCTGTGAAAATGAATATCCTGTTACTAGCTCCAGGACTGTTGTATCTCCTCCTCTATCGCTTTGGACTTCTGCACACAATTCCAAAACTCTTCATGTGTGCCATACTGCAG GTTATCCTGGCTCTCCCCTTCCTGCTAGAAAACCCAGCTGGGTATGTTCTTCGATCCTTTGATTTTGGCAGGCAGTTTCTTTTCCAATGGACAGTGAATTGGCGCTTCCTCCCCGAATATGTGTTCCAGCATCGGGCTTTCCACCTCGCGTTACTGGCAGCTCACTTATCTGGCCTTGCACTCTTCTGTTTTTACCGCTGGAACAG GTCTGGGCAGAGTTTCTTGACGTTACTAAAGGATCCATCCAATAGAAAACCCCGTCCACAGAGGCTTTCAGCAAATA AGATTATCTTTGTCTTATTTTCCAGTAACTTCTTGGGAATCGCCTTTAGCCGTTCCTTACATTACCAGTTTTATGTCTGGTATTTCCACACACTGCCATATCTTCTGTGGTGCACAAACACTAGTGCCTTGCCATGGCCTGCCAA ggtaCTTATTCTTGGCCTTATTGAGCTCTCCTGGAATACATTTCCCTCTACCTCAGTGAGCTCTTGTGCACTTCACATTTGTCATGGAGCCATTTTGCTGCACTTGTGGTACGGTGTTCCACCAGATGATGCCATTACTTCAGAATCTACATCTACAACACGGACTTCCCGCAGAAAGAAGGACTAA